One genomic segment of Amycolatopsis sp. Hca4 includes these proteins:
- a CDS encoding NAD(P)H-hydrate dehydratase, with protein sequence MQGIWTTERIREAEGRAFAVTPEGELMRRASFGLSVQIADLLADHTGGVSGRRVVLLVGSGDNGGDALWAGAFLRRRGVAVTAVLLKPEKAHPAGLKALKRAGGRAVPAADGPQWIAKADVVVDGIVGISGKGALRPDAARLVELVEAPIVAVDLPSGVDPDTGAVDGPAVKAAKTVTFGALKPVHALAPAHCGEVVLVDIGLELADPDLQRLDIVDVAAAWPVPGPEDDKYSQGVVGIAAGSATYPGAAVLASGSAVRATSGLVRYAGHAADVVRGQWPEIIATGTVADAGRVQAWVVGPGIGTGSEGRDVLRYVLGQGVPVCADADATTIIAKSPDVLDARDPDTPLVLTPHAGEYERLMGRKPGPDRVTAAREAAKKYDAVVLLKGHCTVIAAPDGRVAVNTPRGAWLATAGSGDVLSGLVGALLAAALDPWLAAAAAANVHSLAGAIAAQNAPTSASGLVHAIPEAIRAIRSLTS encoded by the coding sequence GTGCAGGGAATCTGGACCACGGAACGGATTCGCGAGGCGGAGGGGCGGGCGTTCGCCGTCACGCCGGAAGGCGAACTGATGCGCCGGGCATCCTTCGGGCTCTCGGTGCAGATCGCGGACCTCCTGGCGGACCACACCGGCGGCGTTTCCGGCCGCCGGGTCGTGCTGCTCGTGGGCTCGGGCGACAACGGCGGCGACGCCCTGTGGGCCGGGGCCTTCCTGCGCCGACGTGGGGTGGCTGTGACGGCTGTGCTCCTCAAGCCCGAAAAGGCCCACCCCGCAGGCCTGAAAGCCCTGAAGCGCGCGGGCGGCCGCGCGGTGCCCGCCGCGGACGGTCCACAGTGGATCGCCAAGGCCGACGTCGTGGTGGACGGCATCGTCGGGATCTCGGGCAAGGGCGCACTGAGGCCCGACGCGGCCCGGCTCGTCGAGCTGGTCGAGGCGCCGATCGTGGCGGTCGACCTGCCCAGCGGCGTGGACCCGGACACCGGCGCGGTCGACGGCCCGGCGGTGAAGGCGGCCAAAACGGTCACGTTCGGCGCGCTCAAGCCGGTCCACGCGCTCGCGCCCGCCCACTGCGGCGAGGTCGTCCTCGTCGACATCGGCCTCGAGCTGGCCGACCCCGACCTCCAGCGCCTCGACATCGTCGACGTCGCCGCCGCCTGGCCGGTGCCGGGCCCGGAGGACGACAAGTACAGCCAGGGCGTCGTGGGCATCGCGGCCGGCTCGGCGACGTACCCGGGCGCGGCGGTGCTCGCGTCCGGCTCGGCGGTCCGGGCGACCTCGGGCCTGGTGCGGTACGCGGGCCACGCGGCCGACGTCGTCCGCGGCCAGTGGCCGGAGATCATCGCGACCGGCACGGTCGCGGACGCCGGGCGCGTCCAGGCGTGGGTGGTCGGCCCGGGCATCGGCACCGGCTCCGAAGGGCGGGACGTGCTGCGGTACGTGCTCGGCCAGGGCGTCCCGGTCTGCGCGGACGCCGACGCGACGACGATCATCGCCAAGTCCCCGGACGTCCTCGACGCCCGTGACCCGGACACGCCGCTGGTCCTGACCCCGCACGCGGGCGAGTACGAGCGCCTGATGGGCCGCAAGCCGGGCCCGGACCGCGTGACCGCGGCACGCGAAGCGGCGAAGAAGTACGACGCCGTGGTGCTGCTGAAGGGGCACTGCACTGTGATCGCGGCCCCGGACGGCCGGGTCGCGGTGAACACCCCGCGCGGCGCCTGGCTGGCCACCGCCGGCTCGGGTGACGTCCTGTCCGGCCTGGTCGGTGCCCTCCTGGCGGCGGCCCTGGACCCCTGGCTCGCCGCGGCGGCCGCGGCGAACGTGCACTCGCTGGCCGGGGCGATCGCCGCCCAGAACGCCCCCACCTCGGCATCCGGCCTGGTCCACGCGATCCCGGAGGCCATCCGCGCCATCCGCTCGCTAACGTCCTGA
- the xylB gene encoding xylulokinase → MTAELVAGIDSSTQSTKVVVCDAKTGEIVRTGRAPHPDGTEVAPSAWWDAFQEATGGVLDGVRAIGVGGQQHGMVTLDEDGEVVRPALLWNDTRSAQAALDLIEELGGPSTWAKSVGSVPVASFTVTKLRWLAEHEPKLADRVARVLLPHDWLTWKLTGGDPVTDRGDASGTGYFSPTDNAYRLDVLSHAFGGRTPELPTVLGPADAAGHTPDGVLVSAGTGDNMAAALGLELRPGDAVVSLGTSGTVFGVAETGAADVSGEVAGFADATGRFLPLACTLNAARVLTATAAMLGATLSEFDRLALTAEPGAGGLTFLPYLDGERTPNLPGATGSLSGLTRDNMTPENLARSAVEGMLCGLAAGLDAVRAHGLDVQRVLLIGGGAQSRAVRAVAPLVFGVPVQLPEVAEYVALGAARQAAWALASSAEPPSWQENQKLRLELDEPTEAQRAEGHRIQQRHLEAREAAYGVRRNLGED, encoded by the coding sequence ATGACAGCTGAACTGGTCGCCGGCATCGACTCGTCCACCCAGTCGACCAAGGTCGTCGTGTGTGACGCGAAGACCGGCGAAATCGTCCGCACCGGCCGCGCGCCGCACCCCGACGGCACCGAAGTCGCCCCTTCCGCGTGGTGGGACGCCTTCCAGGAGGCCACCGGCGGTGTCCTCGACGGCGTCCGGGCCATCGGCGTCGGCGGCCAGCAGCACGGCATGGTCACCCTCGACGAAGACGGCGAGGTCGTCCGGCCCGCGCTGCTCTGGAACGACACCCGCTCCGCGCAGGCGGCGCTCGACCTCATCGAAGAGCTCGGCGGGCCCTCGACCTGGGCGAAGTCCGTCGGCTCGGTGCCGGTCGCCAGCTTCACCGTCACGAAGCTGCGCTGGCTGGCCGAGCACGAGCCGAAGCTCGCCGACCGCGTCGCGCGCGTGCTGCTGCCGCACGACTGGCTGACCTGGAAGCTCACCGGCGGCGACCCGGTCACCGACCGCGGTGACGCCTCCGGCACCGGCTACTTCTCGCCGACCGACAACGCCTACCGCCTCGACGTCCTCAGCCACGCCTTCGGCGGCCGGACGCCGGAGCTGCCCACCGTGCTCGGCCCGGCCGACGCCGCCGGACACACCCCCGACGGCGTACTGGTCTCGGCAGGCACCGGCGACAACATGGCCGCCGCGCTCGGCCTGGAGCTCCGGCCCGGTGACGCCGTCGTCTCCCTCGGCACCAGCGGCACGGTGTTCGGCGTGGCCGAGACCGGCGCGGCCGACGTCAGCGGCGAAGTCGCCGGGTTCGCGGACGCGACCGGCCGCTTCCTCCCGCTGGCCTGCACCCTCAACGCCGCCCGCGTCCTCACCGCGACGGCCGCGATGCTCGGCGCGACGCTCAGCGAGTTCGACCGCCTCGCCCTGACCGCCGAGCCGGGCGCCGGCGGGCTGACCTTCCTGCCCTACCTCGACGGCGAGCGAACGCCGAACCTGCCCGGCGCCACCGGCTCGCTGTCCGGGCTGACCAGGGACAACATGACCCCGGAGAACCTGGCCCGCAGCGCCGTCGAGGGCATGCTCTGCGGCCTGGCCGCCGGCCTCGACGCGGTGCGCGCGCACGGTCTCGACGTCCAGCGCGTGCTGCTGATCGGCGGGGGCGCGCAGTCGCGGGCCGTCCGCGCGGTCGCGCCGCTGGTGTTCGGGGTGCCCGTGCAGCTGCCCGAAGTCGCCGAGTACGTCGCGCTCGGCGCGGCGCGGCAGGCGGCGTGGGCCCTCGCTTCCAGTGCGGAACCCCCGTCCTGGCAGGAGAACCAGAAGCTCCGGCTCGAGCTGGACGAGCCGACCGAGGCGCAGCGCGCCGAGGGCCACCGGATCCAGCAGCGCCACCTCGAAGCCCGCGAAGCGGCGTACGGGGTCCGGCGGAATCTCGGAGAGGACTGA
- a CDS encoding ABC transporter ATP-binding protein → MASITYDKATRRYPGAERPAVDALDLEIADGEFLVLVGPSGCGKSTSLRMLAGLEDIDDGAVWIGDRDVTQLPPRSRDIAMVFQNYALYPHMTVAQNMGFALKIAGRPASEIKQKVLEAAKLLDIEQYLDRKPKALSGGQRQRVAMGRAIVREPQVFLMDEPLSNLDAKLRVSTRTQIAALQRRLGVTTVYVTHDQVEAMTMGDRVAVLSDGLLQQCDTPRALYDKPANAFVAGFIGSPAMNLVTAKLTADGAELGGGSVRLTREVIAAADGDTVTLGFRPESLEVTTEGPDSVPIKVDLVEELGSDAYVYGKLAETDAEGTKSNVVARVDPRTPPAMGDTVHLRIRPDELHVFSATSGLRLP, encoded by the coding sequence ATGGCTTCCATCACCTACGACAAGGCGACCCGCCGCTACCCCGGTGCCGAGCGCCCCGCGGTCGACGCGCTGGACCTGGAGATCGCCGACGGCGAGTTCCTCGTGCTGGTCGGCCCGTCCGGCTGCGGCAAGTCGACCAGCCTGCGCATGCTGGCCGGCCTCGAAGACATCGACGACGGTGCCGTCTGGATCGGCGACCGCGACGTCACCCAGCTGCCGCCGCGTTCGCGCGACATCGCGATGGTGTTCCAGAACTACGCGCTGTACCCGCACATGACCGTGGCGCAGAACATGGGCTTCGCGCTGAAGATCGCCGGGCGGCCCGCGTCCGAGATCAAGCAGAAGGTCCTCGAGGCCGCGAAGCTGCTGGACATCGAGCAGTACCTCGACCGCAAGCCGAAGGCGCTCTCCGGCGGTCAGCGCCAGCGTGTCGCGATGGGCCGCGCGATCGTCCGCGAGCCGCAGGTCTTCCTGATGGACGAGCCGCTGTCGAACCTCGACGCCAAGCTGCGTGTCTCGACGCGTACGCAGATCGCCGCGCTCCAGCGCCGCCTCGGCGTCACCACCGTGTACGTGACGCACGACCAGGTCGAGGCCATGACGATGGGTGACCGCGTCGCGGTGCTGTCGGACGGCCTGCTGCAGCAGTGCGACACCCCGCGCGCGCTGTACGACAAGCCCGCAAACGCTTTCGTCGCGGGCTTCATCGGCTCGCCGGCGATGAACCTGGTGACCGCGAAGCTGACCGCGGACGGCGCCGAGCTGGGCGGCGGCAGCGTCCGCCTGACCCGCGAGGTCATCGCGGCCGCCGACGGCGACACGGTGACCCTCGGCTTCCGGCCGGAGTCCCTCGAGGTGACCACCGAGGGCCCCGACTCCGTGCCGATCAAGGTCGACCTGGTCGAGGAGCTCGGCTCGGACGCCTACGTCTACGGCAAGCTGGCCGAGACCGACGCCGAAGGCACGAAGTCCAACGTCGTGGCGCGGGTGGACCCCCGCACGCCGCCGGCCATGGGCGACACGGTCCACCTGCGGATCCGCCCCGACGAGCTGCACGTGTTCTCCGCCACGTCCGGGCTGCGCCTGCCCTGA
- a CDS encoding dienelactone hydrolase family protein has protein sequence MASKPKQLLAELTHPGPHEVLRGDLALVGLPGVVFTPRAGLGLPAVAFGHGWLQPPDRYRGLLKHLASWGIVAAAPATQKGPLPSHRLLAADLLTTLDVVTTVRLGPDGISVDPAKLGLAGHSSGGGAAVLAAAQDAQSDHPRIKAVATITAAQTLPPATESAKAVTVPGLHLAAEGDLVAPAVAHAEAIAGAWGGDDVQLRFLGKASHLGVTEGRHWSQLIMHGKPHRKTQQLTRALFTAFFLTHLTGTDKYRPLLEADVKRAPIEREEEPAH, from the coding sequence ATGGCCAGCAAGCCCAAGCAGCTGCTCGCGGAGTTGACGCACCCGGGTCCGCACGAGGTCCTGCGGGGCGATCTCGCCCTGGTCGGGCTGCCCGGCGTGGTCTTCACGCCGCGCGCCGGGCTCGGGTTGCCCGCCGTGGCCTTCGGGCACGGGTGGCTGCAGCCGCCCGATCGGTACCGGGGGCTCCTGAAGCACCTCGCCAGCTGGGGCATCGTCGCCGCCGCGCCGGCCACGCAGAAGGGCCCCCTGCCCTCGCACCGGCTGCTCGCCGCCGATCTGCTGACCACCCTCGACGTCGTCACCACCGTGCGGCTCGGGCCGGACGGCATCAGCGTCGACCCCGCCAAGCTCGGCCTCGCCGGCCACTCGAGCGGCGGCGGGGCCGCCGTGCTCGCCGCGGCTCAGGACGCGCAGTCCGACCACCCGCGGATCAAGGCCGTCGCCACCATCACCGCCGCCCAGACGCTGCCGCCGGCCACCGAGTCGGCGAAGGCGGTCACCGTCCCCGGTCTGCACCTCGCCGCCGAAGGGGACCTCGTCGCCCCCGCCGTCGCGCACGCCGAGGCGATCGCCGGGGCCTGGGGTGGCGACGACGTCCAGCTGCGGTTCCTCGGCAAGGCGTCCCACCTGGGCGTCACCGAGGGCAGGCACTGGTCGCAGCTGATCATGCACGGCAAGCCGCACCGCAAGACCCAGCAGCTCACGCGGGCGCTCTTCACCGCGTTCTTCCTGACCCACCTCACCGGCACCGACAAGTACCGGCCCCTGCTCGAGGCGGACGTCAAGCGCGCCCCCATCGAGCGCGAGGAAGAACCCGCCCACTGA
- the glmS gene encoding glutamine--fructose-6-phosphate transaminase (isomerizing), with protein MCGIVGYVGHRPALDVVLGGLRRMEYRGYDSAGVAVLDGAGALTVERKAGRLANLETRLDEVGREHFGGTAGMGHTRWATHGAPVDRNSHPHRDASQRVAVVHNGIIENFAALRAELEADGVEMASDTDTETAAHLVARAYTEGDTKGDLTASVAAVCRRLEGAFTLVVTHADHPDTIVAARRSSPLVVGVGDGEHFVASDVAAFIEHTREAVELGQDQLVVITREGYEVLDFHGDAAQAKPFTVDWDLSAAEKGGHEYFMLKEIEEQPEALANTLRGHFESGRIILDEQRISDQDLRDVDKVFVVACGSAYHSGLVAKYAIEHWTRLPVEVELASEFRYRDPVLDRDTLVVAVSQSGETADTLEAVRHAREQKARVLAVCNTNGAQIPRESDAVLYTHAGPEIGVASTKAFLAQIAANYLVGLALAQARGTKYPDEVAREFAELEAMPAAVQKVLSTVEQVRDLGRRIADSKAILFLGRHVGFPVALEGALKLKELAYMHAEGFAAGELKHGPIALIEEGLPVVVVMPSPKGRAVLHSKLVSNISEIQARGARTIVIAEEGDETVRPFADELIEVPAVPTLLQPLVSTVPLQVLAAEIARARGYDVDKPRNLAKSVTVE; from the coding sequence GTGTGTGGAATCGTGGGATATGTCGGGCACCGCCCGGCTCTGGACGTCGTCCTCGGTGGGCTCCGGCGCATGGAGTACCGCGGCTACGACTCCGCCGGTGTCGCGGTCCTCGACGGTGCCGGTGCGCTGACCGTCGAGCGCAAGGCGGGCCGGCTGGCCAACCTGGAAACCCGGCTCGACGAGGTCGGCCGCGAGCACTTCGGCGGCACCGCCGGCATGGGGCACACCCGCTGGGCCACCCACGGCGCGCCCGTCGACCGCAACTCGCACCCGCACCGGGATGCCTCGCAGCGCGTCGCCGTCGTGCACAACGGCATCATCGAGAACTTCGCCGCCCTCCGGGCCGAGCTCGAAGCCGATGGTGTCGAGATGGCCAGCGACACCGACACCGAGACCGCCGCCCACCTGGTGGCCCGCGCGTACACCGAGGGTGACACCAAGGGCGACCTCACCGCCAGCGTCGCCGCCGTCTGCCGTCGGCTCGAAGGCGCCTTCACCCTGGTCGTGACGCACGCCGACCACCCGGACACCATCGTGGCCGCGCGCCGGTCGTCGCCGCTGGTCGTCGGGGTCGGCGACGGGGAGCACTTCGTCGCCTCCGATGTCGCCGCCTTCATCGAGCACACCCGCGAGGCCGTCGAACTGGGCCAGGACCAGCTCGTCGTCATCACCCGCGAGGGCTACGAGGTCCTGGACTTCCACGGCGACGCCGCCCAGGCCAAGCCGTTCACCGTGGACTGGGACCTCTCCGCCGCCGAGAAGGGCGGCCACGAGTACTTCATGCTCAAGGAGATCGAGGAGCAGCCCGAGGCGCTGGCCAACACGCTGCGCGGCCACTTCGAGTCCGGCCGGATCATCCTCGACGAGCAGCGCATCTCCGACCAGGACCTCCGCGACGTCGACAAGGTCTTCGTCGTCGCCTGCGGCTCGGCCTACCACTCCGGCCTGGTCGCCAAGTACGCCATCGAGCACTGGACGCGGCTGCCGGTCGAGGTCGAGCTGGCGTCCGAGTTCCGCTACCGGGACCCGGTCCTCGACCGCGACACGCTGGTCGTCGCGGTGAGCCAGTCCGGCGAGACGGCGGACACGCTCGAAGCCGTCCGGCACGCGCGCGAGCAGAAGGCCCGCGTCCTCGCCGTCTGCAACACCAACGGCGCGCAGATCCCGCGCGAGTCCGACGCCGTCCTCTACACCCACGCCGGGCCCGAGATCGGCGTTGCCTCGACCAAGGCGTTCCTCGCCCAGATCGCGGCCAACTACCTGGTCGGCCTGGCGCTGGCGCAGGCCCGCGGCACGAAGTACCCGGACGAGGTCGCCCGCGAGTTCGCCGAGCTGGAGGCCATGCCCGCGGCCGTCCAGAAGGTACTGTCCACTGTGGAGCAGGTGCGCGACCTCGGCCGCCGGATCGCCGACTCCAAGGCGATCCTGTTCCTCGGCCGCCACGTCGGCTTCCCGGTCGCCCTCGAAGGCGCGCTGAAGCTCAAGGAACTCGCATACATGCACGCCGAGGGCTTCGCGGCCGGCGAGCTCAAGCACGGCCCGATCGCGCTGATCGAAGAGGGCCTGCCGGTCGTCGTCGTGATGCCGTCGCCCAAGGGCCGCGCGGTGCTGCACTCGAAGCTCGTGTCGAACATCAGCGAGATCCAGGCCCGCGGCGCCCGCACGATCGTGATCGCCGAAGAGGGTGACGAGACGGTCCGGCCGTTCGCCGACGAGCTCATCGAGGTCCCCGCGGTGCCGACGCTGCTGCAGCCGCTGGTGTCCACCGTGCCGCTGCAGGTGCTGGCCGCGGAGATCGCCCGCGCCCGCGGGTACGACGTCGACAAGCCGCGTAACCTGGCGAAGTCCGTCACAGTCGAGTAA
- the alr gene encoding alanine racemase codes for MTSSFSHERSPRAQVGIDLDAIRHNLTLLGARAPGSQVMAVVKADAYGHGALPVARAAVEAGASWLGTCSLGEALALREAGIRTRLFSWLDTPDVDFAAGVENDVDLAASSLGELRRIAAAAKPGTRARVHLKIDTGLSRNGCPPAAWAELVEAAAAEPRVEVVAIWSHLACADEPAHPATDEQAKRFAEAYDTARAAGLDPMRHLANSAALLTRPDLHFDIVRPGIAMYGLNPVPQAEDLRPAMTFRSAVALVKRIGAGESVSYGHTWTASRDTNLALVPAGYADGVPRSLSGRMDVWLGGQRRPVAGRVCMDQLVVDCGDYEPAVGDEVVLFGAGTHGEPTAREWADKLGTIDYEIVTSMYRPRVRRRYLGERP; via the coding sequence ATGACCTCCAGTTTTTCCCATGAGCGCAGCCCTCGCGCGCAGGTCGGCATCGACCTCGACGCGATCCGCCACAACCTCACCCTGCTGGGCGCCCGCGCGCCCGGCTCGCAGGTGATGGCCGTGGTGAAGGCCGACGCCTACGGCCACGGCGCGCTGCCGGTGGCGCGCGCCGCGGTCGAGGCCGGGGCGTCCTGGCTGGGCACCTGCTCGCTCGGCGAGGCCCTCGCCCTGCGCGAGGCCGGCATCAGGACCCGGCTGTTCAGCTGGCTGGACACCCCCGATGTCGACTTCGCGGCCGGCGTCGAGAACGACGTCGACCTCGCCGCCAGCTCGCTGGGTGAGCTTCGCCGCATCGCCGCCGCCGCGAAACCGGGTACCCGGGCTCGTGTGCACCTCAAAATCGACACCGGGCTCTCGCGCAACGGCTGTCCGCCCGCCGCGTGGGCCGAGCTGGTCGAAGCGGCGGCCGCCGAACCGCGGGTCGAGGTGGTCGCGATCTGGTCCCACCTCGCGTGCGCCGACGAGCCGGCGCACCCGGCGACCGACGAGCAGGCCAAACGCTTCGCCGAGGCCTACGACACCGCCCGCGCCGCCGGGCTGGACCCGATGCGGCACCTGGCGAACTCCGCGGCCCTGCTCACCCGGCCGGACCTGCACTTCGACATCGTCCGGCCCGGCATCGCCATGTACGGCCTGAACCCGGTGCCGCAGGCCGAAGACCTGCGTCCGGCCATGACGTTCCGGTCCGCGGTGGCGCTGGTCAAGCGCATCGGAGCGGGCGAATCGGTGTCCTACGGGCACACCTGGACCGCTTCCCGGGATACGAACCTCGCGCTCGTCCCGGCCGGGTACGCCGACGGCGTCCCGCGGTCCCTTTCGGGCCGCATGGACGTCTGGCTCGGTGGGCAGCGGCGGCCGGTCGCCGGCCGGGTCTGCATGGACCAGCTGGTGGTCGACTGCGGTGACTACGAGCCCGCGGTCGGTGACGAGGTCGTCCTGTTCGGCGCCGGGACGCACGGCGAGCCGACCGCCCGGGAATGGGCCGACAAGCTGGGCACCATCGACTACGAGATCGTGACCTCGATGTACCGGCCGCGCGTCCGGCGCCGGTATCTGGGGGAACGCCCGTGA
- a CDS encoding alpha/beta fold hydrolase has product MTPSRRLLAIAGGVGALATGTAAAIAVAAQQRRHSEDPYVDEPLGELKPDRTSTVAAEDGTPLSVEEIDPEDGGEPELTVVGVHGFALSRRCWHFQRRDLASLRLPRVRQVYYDHRGHGLSGAASAETSTIEQLARDLDCVLRSVVPDGPIVLMGHSMGGMVIMELAAEFPALFEDRICGVAFIATAAGEVGARGLPRSLLSKYNPLTRAAGGLAGWQPGLVEFVRAAGGQLTRQAVRRLAFGSRDVAPRLVDFMLEMLEVTPVRGLVNFVDTLGSHNRYAALAGLKHAEVLVIGGDSDRFTPFSHAERIAAELPDAELVRVRGAGHMVQLEQPELVNSHLIDLLQRCSGVDGESSSRRTWWWQR; this is encoded by the coding sequence GTGACACCTTCACGACGACTGCTGGCCATCGCCGGCGGGGTCGGGGCACTGGCCACCGGGACCGCCGCCGCCATCGCCGTCGCCGCGCAGCAGCGGCGGCACAGTGAGGATCCGTACGTGGACGAGCCGCTGGGGGAGCTGAAGCCCGACCGCACTTCGACGGTCGCGGCCGAGGACGGCACGCCGCTCTCGGTCGAGGAGATCGACCCGGAGGACGGCGGCGAACCGGAACTGACCGTCGTGGGGGTGCACGGCTTCGCGCTTTCGCGGCGCTGCTGGCACTTCCAGCGCCGCGACCTGGCGTCGCTCCGGCTGCCGCGCGTGCGTCAGGTGTACTACGACCACCGCGGCCACGGCCTGTCCGGCGCGGCTTCGGCCGAGACGTCGACCATCGAGCAGCTGGCCCGCGACCTGGACTGCGTGCTGCGGTCCGTGGTGCCGGACGGGCCCATCGTGCTGATGGGGCACTCGATGGGCGGCATGGTCATCATGGAGCTGGCCGCCGAGTTCCCCGCGCTGTTCGAAGACCGCATCTGCGGGGTTGCCTTCATCGCGACCGCGGCGGGTGAAGTGGGCGCACGCGGGTTGCCGCGCTCGCTGCTCTCGAAGTACAACCCGCTGACGCGTGCGGCCGGCGGCCTCGCCGGCTGGCAGCCGGGGCTGGTGGAGTTCGTCCGCGCGGCGGGCGGCCAGCTGACCCGGCAGGCGGTGCGCCGGCTGGCGTTCGGCAGCCGTGACGTCGCGCCGAGGCTCGTCGACTTCATGCTCGAGATGCTCGAAGTGACGCCGGTGCGCGGGCTCGTGAATTTCGTCGACACGCTCGGCAGCCACAACCGGTACGCGGCGCTGGCCGGGCTGAAGCACGCGGAAGTGCTGGTCATCGGCGGCGATTCGGACCGGTTCACGCCGTTCTCGCACGCGGAGCGGATCGCGGCCGAGCTGCCCGACGCCGAGCTGGTGCGCGTCCGCGGCGCCGGGCACATGGTCCAGCTCGAGCAGCCGGAGCTGGTGAACAGCCACCTGATCGACCTTCTGCAACGCTGTTCCGGAGTGGACGGCGAATCCTCGTCCCGGCGAACCTGGTGGTGGCAGCGTTGA
- a CDS encoding DeoR/GlpR family DNA-binding transcription regulator gives MSGGTVPGDRKTRPSDAVVERRRQDILDHVIEHGEARIDDLTGRFKVSLMTMHRDLDDLAERRLLRKLRGKVEAYPALTIESAARFRDTLHHGEKEALGQAAANHVQPGQTVFVDDSTTLLPLVKRLAEIDALTVVTNSLHAARLLGPRVEVVLAGGRYSHEYDSCAGPEVLNLLDSIRADVSFVSVTAVAVGRLFHPDRDYAELKKAALRVANQSVLVVDHSKFGRTATYAHGDVGDYDLLITGQATPTEEIEAALNAGTAIEIVEHVAEGQPYDS, from the coding sequence GTGAGCGGCGGCACAGTACCCGGAGACCGGAAGACCCGGCCGTCCGATGCCGTCGTCGAGCGGCGCCGGCAGGACATCCTCGACCACGTCATCGAGCACGGCGAGGCCCGGATCGACGACCTGACCGGCCGCTTCAAGGTCAGCCTGATGACCATGCACCGCGACCTCGACGACCTGGCCGAGCGCCGGCTCCTGCGCAAGCTGCGCGGCAAGGTCGAGGCCTACCCGGCGCTCACCATCGAGAGCGCGGCCCGCTTCCGCGACACGCTCCACCACGGCGAGAAGGAAGCGCTCGGCCAGGCCGCCGCGAACCACGTGCAGCCCGGCCAGACCGTCTTCGTCGACGACTCCACCACGCTGCTCCCGCTGGTCAAGCGGCTCGCCGAGATCGACGCGCTCACCGTCGTGACCAACTCGCTGCACGCCGCCCGGCTGCTCGGCCCGCGGGTCGAGGTCGTACTGGCCGGCGGCCGCTACAGCCACGAGTACGACTCCTGCGCCGGTCCCGAGGTGCTGAACCTGCTGGACTCGATCCGCGCCGACGTCTCGTTCGTCTCGGTCACCGCCGTCGCCGTCGGGCGGCTGTTCCACCCCGACCGCGACTACGCCGAGCTCAAGAAGGCCGCGCTGCGGGTCGCGAACCAGAGTGTCCTCGTCGTCGACCACTCGAAGTTCGGCCGCACCGCCACCTACGCCCACGGCGACGTCGGCGACTACGACCTGCTGATCACGGGCCAAGCCACGCCCACCGAGGAGATCGAGGCCGCGCTGAACGCCGGTACCGCGATCGAGATCGTCGAACACGTCGCAGAGGGGCAGCCCTATGACAGCTGA